From the Pedobacter cryoconitis genome, one window contains:
- a CDS encoding lantibiotic dehydratase — MIKSYSFVLLRAPLQSLNLANDFSANRQTLLQEGIYLSSPEFWKELLKENDLSTKEKEKLELSFAKYWLRSCSRCTPYGTLAGVKLVDIKAEETNLQLGHADQHIRSVRLDMNYLNEIITYLNTVPEIVRQLKFFTNNSLYELPDSYRYATYSLIDTQRVYELTSIEKTNYITEILLAAQKGATLESLAQILKSHENISLEEAAEFITDMVDSQLILSDLEPCVTGKDPLDLLIERLETLHHVDELLVKLKEGQQLIKNPKAGVSYYKEIENSLKALDFPIEIPPNLLQTDLFFAAKGQTIDQSIIDRILKQTEDLYALSLSGEGRDLNNFKTKFSARYEFEEVPLSLALDAELGIGYAGSDQSSAGENRLVENLILKGPVAGKTINFDYIQEFVLHKHNDYLQHQKSTIEITEEELKSFRPRIANYKFSNSLHLMGSLLKSDGKLDAENFIFELFSFGGTSSGNLLSRFAHGDQQLCDFTKDILKEEEKEFPDHIYADIVHLPQARVGNVLLRPLLRNYEIPYIGKSGLTPENQIPIEDIMVCVKNNKVLLRSKKHNKYILPKLTSAHNFSTRSLPVYKFLCDLQTQGQAQPDAWNWGVLSSLTYLPRVVYKNLIVRKARWILKKEELPAIPKERNDYLSYCQALRTQYQIPQKVAYVEHDNKLLLDLEQQAGADLFIHYLKRYESVQLEEFLFTNENCIVYDANGNPHTNELIIPLKREQGVSDHSVVKRTVKIDLASPKNEIQVKRKFSPFSEWLFFKIYCGPTAGEKILKNELLEFVEDGIDQNLFEKFHFIRYIDESFHIRVRFYNSDLAKQLKVQQQFMEKLEPLLANNLISKVVLDTYSRELERYGAPIITEVESLFFNDSLAVLKFARLLDSPELEEYRFLFALRGADMLLTDFGYTTLEKKELLKRLQMGFFREFGSDPGLQKQLNEKYRQKQKSIFLHMNADLDELNEIEEAVAVYQKRSAMNSVVYQTILLKQGNHTPPDDLMESLLHMYLNRLLVNNPRKHELVIYHFLEKYYSSQLAISTHVPKLAITQ, encoded by the coding sequence ATGATTAAAAGTTATTCCTTTGTTTTACTGCGCGCTCCATTGCAGAGCCTGAACTTAGCCAATGACTTTTCGGCAAACAGACAAACCCTGCTTCAGGAAGGAATCTATTTATCCTCACCCGAATTCTGGAAAGAACTGTTAAAAGAGAATGATCTTAGCACAAAAGAAAAGGAAAAACTGGAGCTGTCCTTTGCCAAATACTGGCTGCGCAGTTGTAGCAGATGTACACCATATGGTACATTGGCGGGCGTTAAATTGGTAGACATCAAAGCAGAAGAAACTAACCTTCAGCTGGGTCATGCCGATCAGCATATCCGTAGTGTCCGTTTGGATATGAACTATCTTAACGAAATTATCACTTACCTGAACACTGTTCCTGAAATTGTCAGACAGCTTAAGTTCTTTACGAACAATAGCCTATACGAACTCCCGGACAGTTATCGCTATGCAACTTATTCTTTGATAGATACGCAGCGTGTTTACGAGCTCACCTCTATAGAAAAGACAAATTATATAACAGAAATTCTTCTGGCAGCCCAAAAAGGCGCTACACTGGAAAGTCTGGCACAAATACTTAAAAGTCATGAAAATATAAGTCTGGAAGAGGCTGCTGAATTTATTACCGATATGGTTGATTCGCAACTTATCTTATCAGACTTAGAACCCTGTGTTACCGGTAAAGATCCCCTGGATCTGTTAATTGAGCGCTTAGAAACGCTTCATCATGTCGATGAATTACTTGTGAAATTAAAGGAAGGTCAACAGCTGATCAAGAACCCGAAGGCAGGAGTGAGCTACTATAAAGAAATAGAAAATAGCTTAAAAGCACTCGATTTCCCGATAGAAATTCCACCAAATCTATTGCAAACTGATCTTTTCTTTGCTGCAAAAGGGCAGACAATCGATCAAAGTATTATTGACCGTATTCTTAAACAAACCGAAGACTTATACGCGCTGAGCTTGTCGGGCGAAGGCAGGGATCTGAATAACTTTAAAACTAAGTTTTCGGCGCGTTATGAATTTGAAGAAGTCCCGTTATCATTAGCATTAGATGCAGAGCTGGGCATAGGTTATGCCGGGAGTGACCAATCCTCAGCCGGCGAAAACAGGCTGGTTGAAAACCTCATTTTAAAAGGCCCTGTTGCCGGAAAAACTATAAATTTTGACTACATACAGGAATTTGTTCTGCATAAACATAACGACTATCTTCAACATCAAAAAAGCACTATTGAAATAACTGAGGAAGAATTAAAATCATTCAGGCCCAGGATTGCAAACTATAAATTTTCAAACAGCTTACACCTGATGGGAAGTTTGTTGAAATCTGACGGTAAGCTGGATGCAGAAAATTTCATTTTTGAGCTTTTCAGTTTTGGAGGGACTTCTTCAGGTAATCTCCTGTCCAGATTTGCTCATGGAGATCAGCAGCTCTGTGATTTTACAAAGGACATCCTTAAAGAAGAAGAGAAGGAATTCCCGGATCATATTTATGCAGATATTGTACACCTTCCGCAAGCCAGGGTCGGTAATGTATTGCTCAGACCTCTATTGCGTAACTATGAAATACCTTATATCGGGAAATCTGGTTTAACACCAGAAAATCAAATACCTATAGAAGATATCATGGTTTGCGTTAAAAACAATAAAGTACTTTTGAGGAGTAAAAAACATAATAAATATATCCTTCCCAAGCTTACTTCTGCTCATAATTTCTCCACCCGGAGTTTACCCGTTTATAAGTTCTTATGTGACTTGCAAACGCAGGGACAAGCACAACCTGATGCCTGGAACTGGGGCGTATTATCTTCGCTGACTTATCTGCCAAGGGTTGTTTACAAAAATTTAATCGTCAGAAAAGCACGATGGATCCTTAAAAAAGAAGAGTTGCCAGCTATTCCAAAAGAGAGGAATGACTATTTGAGCTATTGCCAGGCACTGAGAACTCAATACCAGATCCCGCAGAAAGTTGCTTATGTGGAACACGACAATAAGCTTTTACTTGACCTGGAACAACAAGCAGGTGCTGACTTGTTTATTCATTATCTGAAACGTTATGAAAGTGTGCAGCTTGAAGAATTCCTGTTTACCAATGAAAACTGTATCGTTTACGACGCAAATGGAAATCCGCATACCAATGAATTGATCATCCCCTTAAAAAGGGAACAAGGCGTTTCAGATCATAGTGTGGTAAAACGTACCGTGAAAATTGACCTGGCCTCTCCAAAGAATGAGATCCAGGTTAAAAGAAAGTTTTCTCCATTTAGTGAGTGGTTGTTTTTCAAAATTTATTGCGGGCCGACAGCAGGTGAAAAAATACTGAAAAACGAACTGCTGGAATTTGTGGAAGACGGTATCGATCAAAACTTATTTGAGAAATTTCATTTCATCCGGTACATCGATGAATCTTTTCACATCCGGGTCAGATTTTACAACTCAGACTTAGCAAAGCAATTGAAAGTTCAGCAACAATTCATGGAAAAACTGGAACCGTTGCTTGCCAATAACCTGATCAGTAAAGTAGTGCTGGATACTTATTCAAGAGAGCTGGAACGTTATGGCGCGCCCATTATAACAGAAGTAGAATCTCTGTTTTTCAATGATAGCCTGGCAGTACTCAAATTTGCCAGACTGCTGGACAGTCCTGAATTAGAAGAATACCGGTTTTTATTTGCACTTAGAGGAGCAGATATGCTTTTAACCGATTTTGGTTATACAACTCTTGAGAAAAAAGAGCTGTTAAAAAGGCTCCAGATGGGGTTTTTCAGAGAATTTGGCAGTGATCCAGGATTACAAAAACAACTGAATGAGAAATATCGCCAAAAACAGAAAAGTATCTTTTTGCATATGAATGCTGATCTGGATGAATTAAATGAGATTGAAGAAGCGGTGGCCGTTTATCAAAAAAGGTCGGCCATGAACAGCGTGGTTTATCAAACTATTCTGCTTAAACAAGGTAACCATACACCTCCCGACGACCTTATGGAAAGCCTCTTGCATATGTATCTGAATCGTTTGCTGGTCAATAATCCGCGGAAACATGAATTGGTTATATATCATTTTCTGGAAAAATATTACAGCTCACAACTGGCTATCTCAACCCATGTACCTAAATTAGCTATTACTCAATAA